One Drosophila santomea strain STO CAGO 1482 chromosome X, Prin_Dsan_1.1, whole genome shotgun sequence DNA segment encodes these proteins:
- the LOC120455033 gene encoding tRNA (cytosine(34)-C(5))-methyltransferase has translation MGRNKKQNPFAARKRQKRENGPERPDRRALPYEEIKRDNAFFIKYYHLQKICASEEEWSQFLESIRDNLPTTFRVTGFKDEAKALLSIIETQLFTEYVRAVAELHQKAPEDVERPLCLPWYPNGLAYQLHLTRKDIRRSEPLYRLHNFLIVETTAGGISRQEAVSMIPPIVLDVRPTDKVLDMCAAPGSKTAQLIEALHAAPEEHKIPPGFVLANDVDNNRCYMLVHQAKRLNSPCLLVTNHDSSVFPNLLTTKPDGSKAILKFDKILCDVPCSGDGTLRKNPDIWLKWNLAQAYNLHGIQYRIVRRGAEMLEVGGRLVYSTCSLNPIENEAVLQRIIKDADGALELVDAGHLVPGLKYKPGMTDWKLATKEVDQIFSNFDEVPESLHTIIRPGMFPLPADEMAKIGLDKCLRVLPHLQDSGGFFVAVLEKRRQLSFEKNDVVELVQLNEKAKQPAGEPQLDEEGKPVEEKSVPWGPQRKKRRLHGYKEDPYVFFGENDPDYEAIKEFYQLDESLSQRCLLTRCITEKKKNIYYCSDPIRDLVLNNENNIKIINTGVKTFVRCENRHTVHPFRLAQEGLQTSNAFMGANRRIQVEREDLVMMLNCTDPTQPPSTHELKKETQERCKELGVGSCILKYVDERFTLYTVGWRGTSSLRAYVHKDETVHILRLLGADLSKFETNKYENARVAAAAAADAEAGKSGEAEADSSGEGAATESTSSVSGAVDVPEAAKTTSTPMDTEEVTTRS, from the exons ATGGGTcgaaacaagaaacaaaaccCCTTTGCGGCCCGCAAACGCCAAAAGCGGGAGAAC ggtCCCGAGCGCCCCGATCGTCGGGCCCTGCCGTATGAGGAGATCAAAAGGGATAATGCCTTCTTCATAAAGTACTACCACTTGCAGAAGATCTGCGCCAGCGAAGAGGAGTGGTCGCAGTTCCTCGAATCCATCAGGGACAACCTGCCCACTACTTTCCGTGTGACAGGATTCAAGGACGAGGCCAAGGCCCTGCTCTCCATTATTGAGACGCAGCTGTTCACCGAGTATGTGAGGGCGGTGGCCGAGCTGCACCAGAAGGCGCCCGAGGATGTGGAACGTCCGCTCTGCCTACCCTGGTATCCAAACGGTCTGGCCTACCAGCTTCACCTCACCCGAAAGGACATTCGACGCTCGGAGCCGCTATACCGGCTGCACAACTTCCTTATTGTGGAGACCACAGCGGGTGGAATCAGCCGGCAGGAGGCGGTATCCATGATCCCGCCGATTGTCCTGGATGTACGACCCACGGACAAAGTTCTGGACATGTGTGCCGCGCCAGGTTCGAAGACAGCCCAGCTCATAGAGGCTCTTCACGCTGCTCCCGAAGAGCACAAGATTCCGCCCGGCTTTGTCCTGGCCAACGATGTGGATAACAACCGCTGCTACATGCTGGTTCACCAGGCCAAGCGCCTTAACTCGCCCTGCCTGTTGGTGACAAACCACGACAGCAGTGTCTTTCCCAATCTCCTGACCACAAAGCCTGACGGCTCAAAGGCGATCCTTAAGTTTGATAAGATCCTGTGCGATGTACCCTGCTCCGGCGACGGCACACTGCGCAAGAATCCAGACATTTGGCTCAAGTGGAACTTGGCGCAGGCCTACAACCTTCACGGCATCCAGTACCGGATCGTGCGCCGAGGCGCTGAAATGCTGGAGGTTGGCGGTCGTCTGGTATACTCCACCTGCTCATTGAATCCCATCGAGAACGAGGCGGTGCTGCAGCGCATTATCAAGGACGCTGACGGTGCCTTAGAGCTGGTAGATGCGGGGCACTTGGTGCCAGGTCTTAAGTACAAGCCAGGCATGACTGACTGGAAACTGGCCACTAAGGAGGTGGACCAGATCTTTAGCAACTTCGATGAGGTGCCTGAAAGCCTGCACACCATCATACGGCCCGGTATGTTTCCGCTGCCGGCCGACGAGATGGCCAAGATCGGGTTGGACAAGTGCCTTCGGGTGTTGCCGCATCTTCAGGACAGCGGCGGCTTCTTTGTAGCCGTATTGGAGAAGCGGCGTCAGCTAAGCTTTGAGAAGAACGATGTGGTGGAGCTAGTGCAGCTAAACGAGAAGGCCAAGCAGCCTGCAGGTGAGCCGCAATTGGATGAGGAGGGCAAGCCTGTCGAGGAAAAGTCCGTCCCGTGGGGACCGCAGCGAAAAAAGCGACGTTTGCATGGCTACAAGGAAGATCCGTATGTGTTCTTTGGCGAAAATGATCCTGACTACGAGGCTATCAAGGAGTTCTACCAGCTGGACGAATCCCTTAGCCAACGATGCCTTCTAACTCGCTGCATCACGgagaaaaagaagaacatctATTACTGCTCCGACCCCATCCGCGATTTGGTGCtcaacaacgaaaacaacatCAAAATCATTAACACGGGCGTTAAGACATTCGTGCGCTGCGAGAACAGGCACACGGTGCATCCCTTTCGATTGGCCCAGGAGGGTCTCCAGACCTCCAATGCATTCATGGGCGCCAACAGGAGAATCCAAGTGGAGCGGGAGGACCTGGTGATGATGCTTAATTGCACCGATCCCACGCAGCCACCGTCGACTCACGAACTGAAGAAGGAAACCCAGGAGCGTTGCAAGGAATTGG GAGTGGGCAGCTGCATCCTCAAGTACGTGGACGAGCGGTTTACGTTGTACACGGTGGGCTGGCGCGGCACCTCCAGTCTGCGCGCCTATGTCCACAAGGACGAAACCGTCCACATTCTGCGGCTGCTAGGCGCTGATCTTAGCAAGTTTGAGACCAACAAGTACGAGAACGCGAGAgtggcggctgctgctgcagcagacGCTGAAGCCGGCAAGAGTGGTGAGGCCGAAGCTGATTCCTCGGGCGAGGGTGCCGCCACGGAGTCAACATCCTCTGTCAGTGGAGCTGTTGATGTCCCAGAGGCCGCCAAGACAACAAGCACACCCATGGACACCGAAGAGGTGACCACGAGAAGTTAG
- the LOC120455034 gene encoding beta-1,3-galactosyltransferase brn, translating to MQSKHRKLLLRCLLVLPLILLVDYCGLLTHLHELDFERHFQYPLNNDAASGSGSKSSGLEKFSYLRVPSFTAEVPADQPARLTLLIKSAVGNSQRREAIRRTWGYEGRFSDVHLRRVFLLGTAQESEKDVAWESREHGDILQADFTDSYFNNTLKTMLGMRWASGQFNRSEFYLFVDDDYYVSCKNVLKFLGRGRQSHQPEVLFAGHVFQTSPLRHKFSKWYVSLEEYPFDRWPPYVTAGAFMLSRKALRQLYAASVHLPLFRFDDIYLGIVALKAGIPLQHCDDFRFHRPAYKGPDSYSSVIASHEFGDPEEMTRVWNECRSANYA from the coding sequence ATGCAAAGTAAACACCGCaaactgctgctgcggtgCCTCCTGGTGCTGCCCCTCATCCTCCTGGTGGACTACTGCGGGCTGCTGACCCACCTGCACGAGCTGGACTTTGAACGGCACTTCCAATACCCGTTGAACAATGACGCCGCATCCGGATCTGGATCCAAATCCTCTGGACTAGAAAAGTTCTCCTACCTACGAGTGCCCTCTTTCACGGCGGAAGTGCCAGCTGACCAGCCCGCGCGTCTCACGCTGCTCATCAAAAGCGCCGTGGGTAACTCCCAGCGGCGGGAGGCCATCCGCCGGACGTGGGGCTACGAGGGTCGCTTCTCAGACGTCCATCTGCGACGAGTGTTCCTGCTGGGCACGGCCCAGGAGAGCGAAAAAGACGTGGCCTGGGAGTCCCGGGAGCACGGCGACATTCTGCAGGCGGACTTCACGGACTCCTACTTCAACAACACGCTGAAAACCATGCTGGGAATGCGCTGGGCCAGCGGGCAGTTCAATCGCAGCGAATTCTATCTCTTCGTGGACGACGACTACTATGTTTCGTGCAAGAACGTGCTCAAGTTTTTGGGCAGGGGGCGTCAGAGTCACCAGCCCGAGGTGCTATTCGCAGGACACGTCTTCCAGACATCACCGCTTCGTCACAAATTCAGCAAGTGGTACGTTTCGCTGGAGGAATACCCCTTCGATCGCTGGCCACCGTATGTCACCGCCGGGGCGTTCATGCTGTCGCGGAAGGCACTCCGCCAGCTGTACGCCGCCAGTGTCCACCTGCCCCTCTTCCGGTTCGACGACATTTATCTGGGCATAGTGGCCTTGAAAGCGGGAATTCCCCTCCAGCACTGCGATGACTTCCGCTTTCATCGGCCAGCGTACAAGGGTCCGGACAGCTACAGTTCGGTAATAGCCTCGCATGAGTTCGGAGATCCCGAGGAGATGACTCGGGTGTGGAACGAGTGCCGCTCCGCCAACTACGCGTAG
- the LOC120456905 gene encoding histone acetyltransferase Tip60 — protein sequence MKINHKYEFDDDVASICESTAALTEGCRLPVRMHKTDDWPLAEIVSIKELDGRRQFYVHYVDFNKRLDEWVNEEDLYTRKVQFPRRDGSQTGTSTGVTTPQRHHSLAGSVSRPTSPQHPGSGTPAAIPVTPTGASGSVPPPAGIPSSVVPPGTPSSGGELVNGNNLAAALQKRINRKRKVHGGSAHGHHSLPSQQQQSHPHPTTPQTPTATPVHVTGDGLISGAANEDGDGSQDGKTPTPRQSGSMVTHQDDVVTRMKNVEMIELGRHRIKPWYFSPYPQELCQMSCIYICEFCLKYRKSRKCLERHLSKCNLRHPPGNEIYRKHTISFFEIDGRKNKVYAQNLCLLAKLFLDHKTLYYDTDPFLFYVMTEFDSRGFHIVGYFSKEKESTEDYNVACILTMPPYQRKGYGKLLIEFSYELSKFEGKTGSPEKPLSDLGLLSYRSYWAQTILEIFISQNPSTDGEKPTITINDICECTSIKKEDVISTLQNLNLINYYKGQYIVCINRDTIEQHRRAMDKRKIRIDSKCLHWTPKDWSKRSK from the exons atgaaaattaacCACAAATATGAGTTTGACGACGATGTGGCCTCCATTTGCGAGTCAACG GCCGCCCTTACCGAGGGATGTCGCTTGCCCGTCAGAATGCACAAAACGGACGATTGGCCCCTGGCGGAGATTGTGAGCATCAAAGAGTTGGACGGGCGCCGGCAGTTTTACGTGCACTATGTGGATT TCAACAAACGCTTGGACGAATGGGTCAACGAAGAGGATCTGTACACACGAAAAGTGCAATTTCCGCGGCGGGACGGCTCCCAAACGGGCACTAGCACCGGAGTGACGACGCCCCAGCGCCACCATTCCTTAGCGGGCAGCGTTTCCCGGCCTACATCGCCACAACATCCTGGTTCCGGTACTCCGGCAGCCATCCCCGTGACTCCCACTGGTGCATCAGGCAGTGTTCCTCCCCCTGCAGGTATTCCCAGCTCTGTAGTTCCTCCCGGGACACCCAGCAGTGGGGGAGAGCTTGTGAATGGCAACAATCTGGCCGCAGCTCTTCAAAAACGCATCAATCGCAAACGAAAAGTCCACGGAGGCTCGGCCCATGGACACCACAGCCTGCCGagtcaacagcagcagtcacATCCGCATCCTACAACTCCACAGACACCCACGGCTACGCCCGTGCATGTAACCGGCGACGGTTTGATAAGCGGTGCGGCCAATGAGGATGGTGATGGATCGCAGGATGGCAAGACGCCCACGCCGAGGCAATCGGGCAGCATGGTTACGCACCAGGACGACGTGGTCACCCGCATGAAAAACGTGGAGATGATTGAACTGGGCAGGCATCGCATTAAACCCTGGTATTTCTCACCCTATCCGCAAGAGCTGTGTCAAATGTCATGCATCTACATCTGCGAGTTCTGCCTAAAGTACAGAAAGAGCAGGAAATGCCTGGAGAGGCACCTGTCTAAGTGCAATCTTAGGCATCCGCCGGGGAACGAGATCTACCGCAAACACACAATTTCCTTCTTTGAAATCGACGGCCGCAAAAATAAGGTGTATGCCCAGAACTTGTGCCTGCTTGCCAAACTCTTTCTCGACCACAAGACTCTGTACTATGATACAGATCCGTTTCTCTTCTACGTAATGACCGAGTTTGACTCGCGCGGCTTCCACATAGTAGGTTACTTTTccaaggagaaggagagtaCCGAGGATTACAACGTGGCCTGCATTCTCACAATGCCTCCCTATCAGCGCAAGGGCTACGGCAAACTGCTCATTGAGTTCAGCTACGAGTTGTCCAAGTTTGAGGGCAAGACGGGATCGCCGGAGAAACCATTGTCTGACCTGGGTTTGCTGTCGTATCGATCGTACTGGGCGCAAACCATACTGGAGATCTTTATCAGCCAAAACCCGAGCACGGACGGCGAGAAGCCCACCATAACAATAAA CGACATCTGCGAATGCACATCCATCAAAAAAGAGGACGTGATCTCAACGCTGCAGAACCTAAACCTGATCAACTACTACAAGGGCCAGTACATCGTGTGCATCAACCGGGATACCATCGAGCAGCACCGGCGCGCAATGGACAAGCGCAAAATCCGCATCGACTCAAAATGCCTGCACTGGACGCCAAAAGACTGGTCCAAGCGCTCCAAATG A
- the LOC120455036 gene encoding thymosin beta: MAAPAPALKDLPKVAENLKSQLEGFNQDKLKNASTQEKIILPTAEDVAAEKTQQSIFEGITAFNQNNLKHTETNEKNPLPDKEAIEQEKEKNQFIAGIENFDAKKLKHTETNEKNVLPTKEVIEAEKQA; encoded by the exons ATGGCCGCCCCAGCACCAGCACTCAAGGATCTCCCCAAGGTGGCCGAGAACCTGAAAAGCCAGTTGGAGGGATTCAACCAGGACAAACTGAAGAACGCTAGCACCCAGGAGAAGATCATTCTTCCGACCGCCGAAG ATGTGGCTGCCGAGAAGACCCAGCAGTCGATCTTCGAGGGTATCACCGCTTTCAATCAGAACAACTTGAAGCACACGGAGACCAACGAGAAGAACCCGTTGCCCGATAAGGAAG CCATCGAAcaggagaaggagaagaatCAGTTCATCGCCGGCATCGAGAACTTTGATGCGAAAAAGTTGAAGCACACCGAGACCAACGAGAAGAACGTGCTGCCCACCAAGGAGGTAATCGAGGCCGAGAAGCAGGCTTAA
- the LOC120456907 gene encoding augmin complex subunit dgt4, with translation METSRTPTMTTPPSLTTEGTMDDIQYLLHLEAMRRFQEDSRNVKRQVEEQVRIWLDAKCEYQREFGRLAKLLKCGALQATVDAHRVSDVKQINQAAKDVASLQSKLCSDLRPAILDSYDVEQCLEQLNTTHKPRLNLCRQQREFAQNQEALKSLRTAVDGLENGMEMGMIQAMDRLVEDLLPPRETNH, from the coding sequence ATGGAGACGTCACGCACGCCCACCATGACCACCCCACCATCATTGACAACTGAGGGCACCATGGACGACATCCAGTACTTGCTGCATCTAGAGGCGATGCGCCGTTTCCAGGAAGACAGCCGCAATGTAAAGCGCCAGGTGGAGGAGCAAGTGCGCATTTGGCTGGACGCCAAGTGTGAATATCAGCGGGAATTTGGGCGGCTGGCTAAGCTCCTTAAGTGCGGAGCGCTGCAGGCAACCGTGGATGCCCATCGTGTATCTGATGTCAAACAAATCAACCAGGCGGCCAAGGATGTCGCTAGTCTGCAATCCAAACTATGCAGTGATCTACGTCCCGCCATTTTGGACTCCTACGATGTGGAGCAGTGCTTGGAGCAGCTTAACACCACCCACAAACCGCGGTTAAATCTCTGCCGGCAGCAACGTGAGTTCGCCCAGAACCAGGAAGCTCTAAAGAGTTTGCGTACCGCAGTCGATGGATTAGAGAATGGTATGGAGATGGGCATGATTCAGGCAATGGACCGCCTTGTGGAGGACCTCCTCCCACCGCGGGAAACAAACCACTAG